One Thermoanaerobacter pseudethanolicus ATCC 33223 DNA window includes the following coding sequences:
- a CDS encoding four-carbon acid sugar kinase family protein has product MYRVIVIADDFTGSNDTGVQLVKHGYYVITLIGTAGVKKYEDVADALVIDTETRSIPALVAYEKLKEISNIVGEYKEAVVYKKIDSTLRGNIGVEIKALREGLKPELTIFAPAFPKNGRTTEKGVHYLKGVPVDKTELARDPKNPVTTADVKKILEEGLKVPVKHKVLEEISRDLRKDIEKEMREYDVFSFDAKTDDDLIKIATSVLDLGKKTLWVGSAGLAEALIASLEKKEKKNPVLVIAGSVSQVTRRQVFKALEDSRIVLVKLDVKRALSHPEEEIDRIRKIVLDFMNAAKDVIIASAAEEDAVSEALIAARGKGLSPQDTSEVLAQFLGEVACSIVEAKRPGGLVLTGGDTAIHVVKSLSTAGCRINSELEPGIPELVLIKGSVDGLRVVTKAGAFGNDESILNAVKFLRGDGR; this is encoded by the coding sequence TTGTATAGAGTTATAGTAATAGCTGATGATTTTACCGGAAGCAATGATACCGGGGTACAACTGGTAAAGCACGGGTATTATGTGATTACCCTGATCGGTACGGCAGGGGTAAAAAAATACGAGGATGTTGCCGACGCCCTGGTGATAGATACTGAGACCCGGAGCATACCGGCTTTAGTTGCCTATGAAAAACTGAAAGAAATATCAAACATTGTAGGTGAGTATAAGGAGGCGGTGGTCTATAAAAAAATCGACTCTACTCTCCGGGGTAACATCGGAGTCGAAATCAAGGCGCTGCGTGAGGGACTTAAGCCTGAACTGACGATATTCGCACCGGCCTTTCCCAAAAACGGACGAACGACAGAAAAGGGTGTCCACTATCTTAAGGGCGTGCCGGTGGATAAGACCGAACTTGCTAGGGACCCGAAAAACCCCGTTACCACAGCGGATGTTAAAAAAATCCTGGAAGAAGGCTTGAAGGTTCCGGTTAAGCATAAGGTCCTGGAGGAAATAAGCCGGGATCTGCGGAAAGACATAGAAAAAGAGATGAGAGAATACGATGTATTTTCCTTTGATGCGAAAACCGATGACGATTTGATAAAAATAGCTACTAGCGTACTGGACCTGGGTAAGAAAACGCTGTGGGTTGGTTCCGCCGGCCTGGCCGAGGCCTTAATTGCCTCTCTTGAGAAAAAAGAAAAGAAGAATCCTGTGCTGGTTATAGCGGGAAGCGTCAGCCAGGTAACCAGACGGCAGGTGTTCAAGGCGCTGGAAGACAGCCGTATCGTCCTAGTAAAACTCGACGTAAAAAGGGCTTTGTCGCATCCCGAAGAGGAAATAGATCGGATCCGAAAAATTGTTCTGGATTTTATGAACGCAGCAAAGGACGTAATAATAGCATCGGCGGCAGAGGAAGATGCAGTATCCGAAGCACTAATAGCAGCGAGGGGGAAAGGGCTTTCACCACAGGATACCAGCGAAGTTCTGGCGCAGTTCTTGGGGGAAGTTGCCTGCTCGATCGTAGAGGCAAAAAGGCCGGGAGGTTTAGTGCTGACCGGTGGAGATACGGCCATACACGTTGTGAAGAGCCTTTCCACCGCGGGATGTAGGATAAATTCTGAACTGGAACCGGGCATACCTGAACTTGTTCTGATAAAAGGGTCTGTAGACGGCCTTAGAGTGGTGACGAAAGCCGGAGCTTTTGGAAATGATGAATCGATCTTAAACGCGGTTAAGTTTTTGAGGGGGGATGGAAGATGA